From a single Miscanthus floridulus cultivar M001 chromosome 8, ASM1932011v1, whole genome shotgun sequence genomic region:
- the LOC136468503 gene encoding uncharacterized protein, translating into MAGRPPPPPPSPTYFHVFPSLPYPSWAQRAGAGPLAADADGPAAAAVAAGVGGPAAAAGAGAGGPAAAGAGAGGPAAAGADTSSLLTAAAAAAAGAGAGAGSHAAAAGGAGETLEPFFFPAPPPLPPPAPLQTAGANSALAAALVAARAAAADSQARVRAAALALERERDAADALARQIAEAEQLLVLPTSYDTAATSLGSTGHRASRTTVIWHDPADPHVAQLHYQAGGVQNIRLLVPVVLEPESPSYARWRDLVLLTLCRYALDDHVLVDATVAVQTPSWLRLDSVVLSWIIRTISLDLHDLVRNSADARRAWLALEGQFLGNAEARALRLDASFRTFVQGDLSVGDFCRRMKSMADSLGDLGWPVEDRILVLNVLRGLSDRYAHLRTWITRQRPFPSFLQVRDDLVMEELTQGVQPGSTSAPGSSSSSTALAATPPARSFAPPPSSLLSSPPPGPGGGGGGGAVAAAVAAEGGVGAVGATTHRLLQGATSHPRLHGVQPGPLSTTRGWGASPCGPSRLQVESLAH; encoded by the coding sequence atggctggccgccctccccctccccctccctccccaacCTACTTCCACgttttcccctcccttccctaccCGTCGTGGGCCCAGCGCGCGGGCGCCGGCCCCCTTGCCGCGGACGCGGATggcccggccgccgccgctgtcgctgCGGGCGTGGGTGGCCCAGCCGCCGctgcgggcgcgggcgcaggcggccccgccgctgcgggcgcgggcgcaggcgggcccgccgccgcgggcgcggaCACGAGCAGCCTgctcactgccgccgccgccgctgctgcaggggcgggcgcgggcgcaggcagcCACGCCGCTGCCGCTGGGGGCGCGGGGGAGACCCTGgagcctttcttcttccccgctccCCCTCCTCTGCCGCCCCCTGCCCCTCTCCAGACGGCAGGGGCCAACTCTGCTCTCGCCGCCGCTCTCGTGGCTGCACGGGCTGCTGCTGCGGACAGCCAGGCCCGGGTGCGGGCGGCCGCCCTCGCTTTGGAGCGCGAGCGCGACGCGGCTGATGCCCTGGCCCGCCAGATCGCTGAGGCGGAGCAGCTCCTCGTCCTCCCTACATCCTACGACACCGCGGCCACCTCTTTAGGCTCGACGGGTCACCGCGCGTCTCGCACCACGGTCATCTGGCACGACCCGGCCGACCCGCACGTGGCTCAGCTCCACTACCAGGCCGGGGGTGTCCAGAACATTCGACTCCTCGTTCCGGTCGTCCTCGAGCCTGAGTCGCCCTCTTACGCCCGCTGGAGGGACCTGGTTCTCCTCACCCTCTGCCGCTACGCCCTCGACGACCACGTCCTAGTCGACGCCACGGTCGCGGTCCAGACCCCATCGTGGCTGCGCCTTGACAGCGTCGTCCTCTCCTGGATCATCAGGACGATCTCCCTGGACCTCCACGACCTCGTCCGCAACTCTGCTGACGCTCGCCGGGCTTGGCTTGCGCTCGAGGGCCAGTTTCTGGGCAATGCCGAAGCCCGGGCCCTGCGTCTCGATGCGAGCTTCCGCACCTTTGTTCAGGGTGACCTCTCCGTTGGCGATTTCTGCCGGCGCATGAAGAGCATGGCGGACTCCCTCGGCGACCTTGGCTGGCCCGTGGAGGACCGTATTCTGGTCCTCAATGTCCTCCGCGGGCTCAGTGACCGCTACGCCCACCTCCGGACGTGGATCACCCGGCAGAGGCCCTTTCCCTCCTTCCTGCAGGTCCGTGACGACCTTGTCATGGAGGAGCTCACTCAGGGCGTCCAGCCAGGGTCCACCTCCGCGCCAGGGTCCTCGTCTTCCTCGACTGCCCTGGCCGCTACTCCTCCGGCGCGTTCGTTCGCTCCACCGCCGTCGTCGCTTCTTAGTTCTCCTCCCCCCGGGCCgggcgggggtgggggggggggggccgtggcggccgccgtcgccgcggagGGGGGCGTGGGGGCCGTGGGGGCCACCACACACCGGCTCCTCCAGGGAGCCACCAGTCACCCACGACTCCACGGGGTGCAGCCTGGCCCTCTTTCCACAACCCGTGGTTGGGGCGCATCTCCATGTGGCCCTTCCCGGCTCCAGGTGGAGAGCCTCGCCCACTAG